A single Actinomadura algeriensis DNA region contains:
- a CDS encoding heme/hemin ABC transporter substrate-binding protein, with the protein MRVVVALLSLVLLSGCAAGTASFGDDSVTDAAARCGPSTVRTAGDVEPVKPAPEPDLPATVASADGRKVTVRSADRILAVNMYGSLAEIVFSLGLGDRVVGRDASTTFPSARGLPLVTNNGHDLSAEAILRLNPTVVLADAGIGPPEALEQLRASGVPVVMIGDEQTLPAIGEHVTAVAEALGVPDAGKELRARIDRRIDAAKKDAAASSRPLRVAFLYLRGTAGVYLIGGDGAGSDALIEAVGAVDAGTAAGLTGFRPLTSEGMINAAPDVILVLTKGLASVGGVDGLVDLPGVAQTPAGRNHRVVDADDGGLLTFGPRTGEVIEALAAAVHHPCDRP; encoded by the coding sequence GTGAGGGTCGTCGTCGCCCTCCTCTCGCTCGTCCTGCTCAGCGGCTGCGCGGCGGGCACCGCCTCCTTCGGGGACGACTCCGTCACCGACGCCGCCGCGCGGTGCGGGCCGTCGACCGTCCGCACGGCGGGCGACGTCGAGCCCGTGAAACCCGCGCCGGAGCCCGACCTGCCGGCCACGGTCGCGTCGGCGGACGGCCGGAAGGTCACCGTCCGCAGCGCCGACCGGATCCTCGCGGTCAACATGTACGGGTCGCTCGCCGAGATCGTCTTCAGCCTCGGCCTCGGCGACCGCGTCGTCGGCCGCGACGCCTCCACCACGTTCCCGTCCGCCCGCGGCCTCCCCCTCGTGACCAACAACGGCCACGACCTGTCCGCCGAGGCGATCCTGCGGCTGAACCCCACGGTCGTCCTCGCCGACGCCGGGATCGGCCCGCCCGAGGCCCTCGAACAGCTCCGCGCGTCCGGCGTCCCGGTCGTCATGATCGGCGACGAGCAGACGCTGCCCGCGATCGGCGAGCACGTCACCGCCGTCGCCGAGGCCCTCGGCGTCCCGGACGCCGGGAAGGAACTCCGCGCGCGCATCGACCGGCGGATCGACGCCGCGAAGAAGGACGCCGCCGCCTCGTCCCGTCCGCTCCGCGTCGCGTTCCTCTACCTGCGCGGCACCGCCGGGGTGTACCTGATCGGCGGCGACGGCGCCGGCTCCGACGCCCTCATCGAGGCGGTCGGCGCGGTCGACGCCGGGACCGCCGCCGGGCTCACCGGCTTCCGGCCCCTCACCAGTGAGGGAATGATCAACGCGGCGCCCGACGTGATCCTGGTGCTCACCAAGGGCCTGGCGTCGGTCGGCGGCGTCGACGGCCTCGTCGACCTCCCCGGCGTCGCGCAGACCCCCGCGGGCCGCAACCACCGCGTCGTCGACGCCGACGACGGCGGCCTCCTCACCTTCGGCCCCCGCACCGGCGAGGTCATCGAAGCCCTCGCCGCCGCCGTCCACCACCCCTGCGACCGGCCATGA
- a CDS encoding biliverdin-producing heme oxygenase encodes MTTTDPFTPDVVAAITRHMNDDHAADSVLIVRTLGGEPGAETAAMTGLDADGADFTARTGGRDVPVRIPWSRRLTERAEVRKEVVRMYQEARRVAEPFAARLRAATRPDHGATETTPYMTALLDGRLTRDQYGALIAQLHFVYDVLEQAADHMRDDPVAAPFDLAGLRRLPGLEADLVHFHGPAWASRIEPDSATAAYCERLREVCFDWPGGFVAHGYTRYLGDLSGGQAIGARVARAYGLDGDGVRFYQFDEKPKALKDRYRALLDAAPWSPAEQDRVIDEVRTAYRLNAALAAALDRTLA; translated from the coding sequence ATGACCACCACCGACCCGTTCACCCCGGACGTCGTCGCCGCCATCACCCGGCACATGAACGACGACCACGCCGCCGACTCGGTGCTGATCGTCCGGACGCTCGGCGGCGAACCGGGCGCCGAGACCGCCGCCATGACCGGGCTCGACGCCGACGGCGCCGACTTCACCGCCCGGACCGGCGGGCGCGACGTCCCCGTCCGCATCCCCTGGAGCCGCCGGCTCACCGAACGCGCCGAAGTGCGCAAGGAGGTCGTGCGCATGTACCAGGAGGCGCGCCGCGTCGCCGAACCGTTCGCGGCCCGCCTGCGCGCCGCGACCCGTCCCGACCACGGCGCCACCGAGACCACCCCCTACATGACCGCCCTCCTGGACGGCCGCCTCACCCGCGACCAGTACGGCGCCCTCATCGCGCAGCTCCACTTCGTCTACGACGTTCTCGAACAGGCCGCCGACCACATGCGGGACGACCCGGTCGCCGCCCCCTTCGACCTCGCCGGGCTCCGCCGCCTCCCCGGGCTCGAAGCCGACCTCGTCCACTTCCACGGCCCCGCGTGGGCGTCGCGCATCGAGCCGGACTCCGCGACAGCCGCCTACTGCGAGCGGCTCCGCGAGGTGTGCTTCGACTGGCCCGGCGGGTTCGTCGCGCACGGCTACACCCGCTACCTCGGCGACCTGTCCGGCGGCCAGGCCATCGGCGCGCGCGTCGCCCGCGCCTACGGCCTGGACGGCGACGGCGTCCGCTTCTACCAGTTCGACGAGAAGCCGAAGGCGCTCAAGGACCGCTACCGCGCCCTCCTCGACGCCGCCCCCTGGAGCCCCGCCGAACAGGACCGCGTCATCGACGAGGTCCGCACCGCCTACCGCCTCAACGCCGCTCTCGCCGCGGCCCTGGACCGCACCCTCGCCTGA
- a CDS encoding tetratricopeptide repeat protein: MTEQSATDRHNYLATEFGLAIVLAARGRHPQAEAEARDCLTVRRDELGRDHPHTLATQDCLARIIAVQNRKTRR, encoded by the coding sequence ATGACCGAGCAGAGCGCCACCGATCGCCACAACTACCTGGCCACCGAATTCGGCCTGGCCATCGTCCTCGCGGCGCGGGGACGCCACCCCCAGGCCGAAGCCGAAGCCAGGGACTGCCTGACCGTCCGCCGCGACGAACTCGGCCGTGACCACCCGCACACCCTCGCCACCCAGGACTGTCTCGCCCGGATCATCGCCGTGCAGAACAGAAAGACGAGGCGATAG
- a CDS encoding FecCD family ABC transporter permease: MTQTADADAATGRPDVPERPAAARGRRVPAPLLLGGLGVALVVTVVVAAGLGQVRIPPAEVLGSIAHRIGLDVGPEPSGPQAENALWIVRFPRVVLAVVTGAALGCGGAMMQGVFGNPLAEPGVIGVSWGAAVGAATVIVFGLGAFGNWTIVLAAFVAGLATTLLVYAASRSAGRTESVTLLLTGIAVNAIATAALGLLMFVSTDDALRAITSWQLGSLASATWPAVAAVAPCAAAGIAVAFACARRLDVLALGERPARQLGVDVERLRFTGIAVIALTTSAAVAFSGIIAFVGLVVPHLIRMVAGPGHRTLIPASALGGALLVVVADVVARTSIAYQELPLGVLTSLVGGPFFFWLLRRDRAGARP, encoded by the coding sequence ATGACGCAGACGGCCGATGCGGACGCCGCGACCGGGCGTCCGGACGTCCCGGAGCGGCCCGCCGCTGCGCGCGGGCGCCGGGTCCCGGCCCCGCTGCTGCTCGGCGGCCTGGGCGTCGCGCTCGTCGTGACGGTCGTCGTCGCCGCGGGCCTCGGGCAGGTGCGGATCCCGCCCGCCGAGGTGCTCGGATCGATCGCGCACCGGATCGGGCTCGACGTCGGCCCCGAGCCGTCCGGGCCGCAGGCGGAGAACGCGCTGTGGATCGTCCGGTTCCCCCGCGTGGTGCTGGCGGTCGTGACCGGCGCGGCGCTCGGCTGCGGCGGCGCGATGATGCAGGGCGTGTTCGGCAACCCGCTCGCCGAACCCGGCGTGATCGGGGTGTCGTGGGGCGCGGCGGTCGGCGCCGCCACCGTGATCGTCTTCGGGCTCGGCGCGTTCGGGAACTGGACGATCGTGCTGGCCGCGTTCGTCGCGGGCCTCGCCACGACCCTCCTCGTCTACGCGGCGTCCCGGTCGGCGGGCCGCACCGAGTCGGTCACGCTGCTGCTCACCGGCATCGCGGTGAACGCGATCGCGACGGCGGCGCTCGGCCTGCTGATGTTCGTGTCCACCGACGACGCGCTGCGCGCCATCACCTCGTGGCAGCTCGGGAGCCTCGCGTCGGCGACGTGGCCCGCCGTCGCCGCCGTCGCGCCCTGCGCGGCGGCCGGCATCGCGGTCGCGTTCGCGTGCGCCCGCCGCCTGGACGTCCTCGCGCTCGGCGAACGTCCCGCCCGGCAGCTCGGCGTGGACGTCGAGCGGCTCCGGTTCACCGGCATCGCCGTCATCGCGCTCACCACTTCGGCGGCCGTCGCGTTCAGCGGCATCATCGCGTTCGTCGGCCTGGTCGTCCCGCACCTGATCCGGATGGTCGCCGGTCCCGGCCACCGCACCCTCATCCCGGCGTCGGCGCTCGGCGGCGCGCTGCTCGTCGTCGTCGCGGACGTCGTCGCCCGCACGTCCATCGCCTACCAGGAACTCCCGCTCGGCGTCCTCACCTCCCTCGTCGGCGGCCCCTTCTTCTTCTGGCTGCTGCGCCGCGACCGCGCGGGAGCCCGCCCGTGA
- a CDS encoding heme ABC transporter ATP-binding protein: MGPLRRPRLPEPPEPGSVALAAEDVTVRRGGTTILDGVDLELRHGETLVLVGPNGAGKSTLLAALAGDTAPASGRVALHGRPLGAWTAREQAMRRAVLPQRHSLAFGFTVEEVVRMGRAPWAGTPAEDEDDTVVTSALHAADVAAFAERRFTSLSGGEQARAALARVLAQRAATVLLDEPTAALDIGHQEHVLTLLRAEAAAGRAVLAVVHDLGLAAAHADRVAVLSRGRVAACGPPARVMTADLLSDVYRHPIEVLPHPRTSRPLILSERPAAPPEETP, encoded by the coding sequence ATGGGCCCGCTGCGGCGGCCCCGCCTCCCCGAACCCCCCGAGCCCGGCTCCGTCGCGCTCGCCGCCGAGGACGTCACCGTCCGGCGCGGCGGCACGACGATCCTGGACGGCGTCGACCTCGAACTCCGGCACGGCGAGACGCTCGTGCTCGTCGGCCCGAACGGCGCGGGCAAGTCGACGCTGCTCGCGGCGCTCGCGGGCGACACCGCCCCCGCGTCCGGACGGGTCGCGCTGCACGGCCGCCCCCTCGGCGCGTGGACCGCGCGCGAGCAGGCGATGCGCCGCGCCGTCCTCCCGCAGCGGCACTCCCTCGCGTTCGGGTTCACCGTCGAGGAGGTCGTCCGGATGGGCCGCGCGCCCTGGGCGGGCACCCCGGCCGAGGACGAGGACGACACCGTCGTGACGTCCGCCCTGCACGCGGCCGACGTCGCCGCGTTCGCCGAACGCCGGTTCACGTCCCTGTCCGGCGGCGAGCAGGCCCGCGCCGCCCTCGCCCGCGTCCTCGCGCAGCGCGCCGCGACCGTCCTGCTCGACGAGCCCACCGCCGCCCTCGACATCGGCCACCAGGAACACGTGCTCACCCTGCTGCGCGCCGAGGCCGCGGCCGGACGCGCCGTCCTCGCCGTCGTCCACGACCTCGGCCTCGCCGCCGCGCACGCCGACCGCGTCGCCGTCCTGTCGCGCGGACGCGTCGCCGCGTGCGGCCCGCCCGCCCGCGTCATGACCGCCGACCTGCTCAGCGACGTGTACCGCCACCCGATCGAGGTGCTGCCGCACCCCCGCACGTCCCGGCCGCTCATTCTCTCCGAGCGTCCGGCCGCCCCACCCGAGGAGACGCCATGA